Proteins found in one Phalacrocorax carbo chromosome 14, bPhaCar2.1, whole genome shotgun sequence genomic segment:
- the MYBL2 gene encoding myb-related protein B isoform X2 → MLVRHYGQNDWKFLASHFPNRSDQQCQYRWLRVLNPDLVKGPWTKEEDQKVIELVKKYGTKQWTLIAKHLKGRLGKQCRERWHNHLNPEVKKSSWTEEEDRIIFEAHKVLGNRWAEIAKLLPGRTDNAVKNHWNSTIKRKVDTGGFLNETKEPKSVYLLVEVDDKESQSQTRAGSQTVLPNWPVDISEIKEEDVSDEEVTGVQELPPELPAAKLAEHNAEGTPDDVVPEDASSFAASPYKWVVETANYLYPTSVPAFNEALDMIESDPDGWCDLTQFDLPEEPSAGSSSSSNSPMRQTPSKPTASLPNVTEYRLDGHTISDLSKSSKGELIPISPHAEVSFGTPPSVLKRQKKRKISLSPVTENATSTSLSFLDSCNSMTPKSTPVKTLPFSPSQFLNFWTKQDTLELENPSLTSTPVCSQKVIVTTPLHRDKTPLLQKNSAFVTPDQKYVVDNTPHTPTPFKNALEKYGPIRPLPQTPHLEEDLKEVLRSEAGIELIIEDDVKPEKQKRKQGLRRSPIKKVRKSLALDIVDEDMTQNMPAHPKTVCFKRAQPMNFLSRSLNLSSSSRKNDSGLLNRAFVQVQPEKMSYRKMPSHFRPPAPMTRAWKAVACGGTRDQLFMQEKARQFLGTLKQSHTSRTLILS, encoded by the exons ATGTTAGTAAGACATTATGGGCAGAATGACTGGAAGTTCCTGGCCAGTCACTTTCCT AACCGCAGCGATCAGCAGTGTCAGTACCGGTGGCTGAGAGTGTTGAATCCAGATTTGGTTAAGGGCCCTTGGACCAAAGAGGAGGACCAAAAG GTAATTGAACTTGTCAAAAAATATGGCACCAAACAATGGACCCTGATAGCCAAGCACCTGAAAGGGCGGTTAGGGAAGCAGTGCCGGGAACGCTGGCATAACCACCTGAACCCTGAGGTGAAGAAGTCCTCATGGACAGAGGAGGAGGATCGCATCATTTTTGAGGCCCACAAGGTCCTGGGGAACCGTTGGGCGGAGATTGCcaagctgctgcctgggag gACCGACAATGCTGTGAAGAATCACTGGAACTCCACCATCAAGCGAAAGGTGGACACAGGAGGCTTCCTTAATGAAACTAAGGAGCCCAAGTCGGTGTACTTGCTGGTGGAGGTTGATGACAAGGAGAGCCAAAGTCAAACAAGAGCTGGGAGCCAG ACTGTCCTGCCGAACTGGCCAGTTGACATCTCTGAAATAAAGGAAGAGGATGTCAGTGATGAGGAAGTGACGGGTGTGCAGGAGTTACCCCCGGAGCTGCCAGCTGCCAAACTGGCAGAGCATAACGCTGAGGGGACCCCAGATGATGTGGTGCCTGAGGATGCCTCTTCATTTGCTGCATCACCATACAAATGGGTTGTCGAAACTGCCAACTATTTGTACCCAACATCTGTGCCAGCCTTCAATGAAGCTCTGGACATGATTGAATCT GATCCAGATGGGTGGTGTGATCTGACCCAGTTTGACCTGCCTGAGGAACCCTCTGCCggcagcagcagtagcagcaaCAGCCCGATGAGGCAAACCCCCAGCAAGCCAACGGCATCCCTGCCCAATGTGACTGAGTACCGCCTGGATGGCCACACCATCTCTGACCTGAGCAAGAGCAGCAAGGGGGAGCTCATCCCCATCTCTCCACACGCAGAGGTGAGCTTTGGCACGCCACCCTCTGTGctgaagaggcagaagaagaggaagatcTCCCTCTCCCCTGTCACAGAGAATGCCACCAGCACCAGCCTTTCCTTCCTTGACTCCTGCAACAGCATGACACCCAAGAGCACCCCTGTCAAGACACTGCCCTTTTCTCCATCTCAG TTCTTAAACTTTTGGACCAAACAGGACACACTAGAACTGGAGAACCCGTCTCTGACCTCCACGCCTGTGTGCAGTCAGAAGGTGATTGTCACCACCCCTCTGCACAGGGATAAGACCCCTCTGCTCCAGAAGAACTCAGC GTTTGTCACACCAGACCAGAAGTATGTGGTGGACAACACGCCTCACACCCCCACACCTTTCAAAAATGCCCTGGAGAAGTATGGACCAATTAGACCTCTG CCTCAGACTCCTCACCTGGAAGAAGACTTGAAAGAAGTGCTCCGAAGTGAAGCTGGCATTGAACTTATCATAGAGGATGATGTGAAGCctgagaaacagaagaggaaacaaGGG CTGCGCAGGAGTCCTATCAAGAAGGTCCGGAAGTCTCTGGCCCTGGATATTGTGGATGAAGATATGACACAAAATATGCCTGCCCATCCCAAgactgtctgtttcaaaagagCCCAG cCTATGAATTTCCTGTCGAGGTCCTTGAACCTATCCTCCTCAAGCAGGAAGAATGACAGTGGTTTGCTCAACAGAGCCTTCGTGCAAGTGCAGCCAGAGAAAATGTCCTACAGGAAAATGCCGAGCCATTTCAGACCACCAGCACCT ATGACCAGGGCTTGGAAAGCGGTGGCCTGTGGTGGAACCAGAGACCAACTCTTCATGCAGGAGAAAGCTCGACAGTTTTTGGGCACGTTGAAACAGAGTCACACATCAAGGACCTTAATCTTATCATGA
- the MYBL2 gene encoding myb-related protein B isoform X1, with the protein MARRSRGEDQDELHYQDTDSDVPEQRDGRCKVKWTQEEDEQLKMLVRHYGQNDWKFLASHFPNRSDQQCQYRWLRVLNPDLVKGPWTKEEDQKVIELVKKYGTKQWTLIAKHLKGRLGKQCRERWHNHLNPEVKKSSWTEEEDRIIFEAHKVLGNRWAEIAKLLPGRTDNAVKNHWNSTIKRKVDTGGFLNETKEPKSVYLLVEVDDKESQSQTRAGSQTVLPNWPVDISEIKEEDVSDEEVTGVQELPPELPAAKLAEHNAEGTPDDVVPEDASSFAASPYKWVVETANYLYPTSVPAFNEALDMIESDPDGWCDLTQFDLPEEPSAGSSSSSNSPMRQTPSKPTASLPNVTEYRLDGHTISDLSKSSKGELIPISPHAEVSFGTPPSVLKRQKKRKISLSPVTENATSTSLSFLDSCNSMTPKSTPVKTLPFSPSQFLNFWTKQDTLELENPSLTSTPVCSQKVIVTTPLHRDKTPLLQKNSAFVTPDQKYVVDNTPHTPTPFKNALEKYGPIRPLPQTPHLEEDLKEVLRSEAGIELIIEDDVKPEKQKRKQGLRRSPIKKVRKSLALDIVDEDMTQNMPAHPKTVCFKRAQPMNFLSRSLNLSSSSRKNDSGLLNRAFVQVQPEKMSYRKMPSHFRPPAPMTRAWKAVACGGTRDQLFMQEKARQFLGTLKQSHTSRTLILS; encoded by the exons ATGGCGCGCCGCAGCCGCGG TGAGGACCAGGATGAGCTGCATTACCAGGATACTGACTCAGACGTGCCGGAGCAGCGGGATGGCAGGTGCAAAGTCAAATGGACGCAAGAAGAG GATGAGCAGCTGAAGATGTTAGTAAGACATTATGGGCAGAATGACTGGAAGTTCCTGGCCAGTCACTTTCCT AACCGCAGCGATCAGCAGTGTCAGTACCGGTGGCTGAGAGTGTTGAATCCAGATTTGGTTAAGGGCCCTTGGACCAAAGAGGAGGACCAAAAG GTAATTGAACTTGTCAAAAAATATGGCACCAAACAATGGACCCTGATAGCCAAGCACCTGAAAGGGCGGTTAGGGAAGCAGTGCCGGGAACGCTGGCATAACCACCTGAACCCTGAGGTGAAGAAGTCCTCATGGACAGAGGAGGAGGATCGCATCATTTTTGAGGCCCACAAGGTCCTGGGGAACCGTTGGGCGGAGATTGCcaagctgctgcctgggag gACCGACAATGCTGTGAAGAATCACTGGAACTCCACCATCAAGCGAAAGGTGGACACAGGAGGCTTCCTTAATGAAACTAAGGAGCCCAAGTCGGTGTACTTGCTGGTGGAGGTTGATGACAAGGAGAGCCAAAGTCAAACAAGAGCTGGGAGCCAG ACTGTCCTGCCGAACTGGCCAGTTGACATCTCTGAAATAAAGGAAGAGGATGTCAGTGATGAGGAAGTGACGGGTGTGCAGGAGTTACCCCCGGAGCTGCCAGCTGCCAAACTGGCAGAGCATAACGCTGAGGGGACCCCAGATGATGTGGTGCCTGAGGATGCCTCTTCATTTGCTGCATCACCATACAAATGGGTTGTCGAAACTGCCAACTATTTGTACCCAACATCTGTGCCAGCCTTCAATGAAGCTCTGGACATGATTGAATCT GATCCAGATGGGTGGTGTGATCTGACCCAGTTTGACCTGCCTGAGGAACCCTCTGCCggcagcagcagtagcagcaaCAGCCCGATGAGGCAAACCCCCAGCAAGCCAACGGCATCCCTGCCCAATGTGACTGAGTACCGCCTGGATGGCCACACCATCTCTGACCTGAGCAAGAGCAGCAAGGGGGAGCTCATCCCCATCTCTCCACACGCAGAGGTGAGCTTTGGCACGCCACCCTCTGTGctgaagaggcagaagaagaggaagatcTCCCTCTCCCCTGTCACAGAGAATGCCACCAGCACCAGCCTTTCCTTCCTTGACTCCTGCAACAGCATGACACCCAAGAGCACCCCTGTCAAGACACTGCCCTTTTCTCCATCTCAG TTCTTAAACTTTTGGACCAAACAGGACACACTAGAACTGGAGAACCCGTCTCTGACCTCCACGCCTGTGTGCAGTCAGAAGGTGATTGTCACCACCCCTCTGCACAGGGATAAGACCCCTCTGCTCCAGAAGAACTCAGC GTTTGTCACACCAGACCAGAAGTATGTGGTGGACAACACGCCTCACACCCCCACACCTTTCAAAAATGCCCTGGAGAAGTATGGACCAATTAGACCTCTG CCTCAGACTCCTCACCTGGAAGAAGACTTGAAAGAAGTGCTCCGAAGTGAAGCTGGCATTGAACTTATCATAGAGGATGATGTGAAGCctgagaaacagaagaggaaacaaGGG CTGCGCAGGAGTCCTATCAAGAAGGTCCGGAAGTCTCTGGCCCTGGATATTGTGGATGAAGATATGACACAAAATATGCCTGCCCATCCCAAgactgtctgtttcaaaagagCCCAG cCTATGAATTTCCTGTCGAGGTCCTTGAACCTATCCTCCTCAAGCAGGAAGAATGACAGTGGTTTGCTCAACAGAGCCTTCGTGCAAGTGCAGCCAGAGAAAATGTCCTACAGGAAAATGCCGAGCCATTTCAGACCACCAGCACCT ATGACCAGGGCTTGGAAAGCGGTGGCCTGTGGTGGAACCAGAGACCAACTCTTCATGCAGGAGAAAGCTCGACAGTTTTTGGGCACGTTGAAACAGAGTCACACATCAAGGACCTTAATCTTATCATGA
- the LOC135315748 gene encoding uncharacterized protein LOC135315748, producing MMLSTKRHGTSILTVKEILENGFVAGVSSHTRSSPVQSYYMDDSSASKPDTWEFLMDLDNATKSSSPCVIKQSESLSSCVKTDLNSLTQGVSDLSLVCFCKTNHSQAAFDLSNLPCEHRSRASSLMDVASQNTSTPCKKEKCPKPLESLLSKSIELIGDVSTLGKMPAPGWEISAIKAPLDTSLSLDVSSEELRLLGCSKLDTPSLETSVVIPLAWPGGFRRHPTLIHRTVAPESQLNDLQPIPEFFPPAL from the coding sequence ATGATGCTGTCCACCAAGAGGCATGGTACCAGCATCCTGACCGTAAAGGAAATCCTGGAAAATGGCTTTGTGGCTGGGGTCTCTAGCCATACACGTTCTTCTCCTGTCCAGAGTTATTACATGGATGATAGCAGTGCCTCCAAACCGGACACCTGGGAGTTTCTCATGGACTTGGACAATGCAACAAAAAGCAGTTCCCCTTGCGTAATCAAGCAGTCAGAGTCTCTGAGCAGCTGTGTGAAGACTGACCTGAACAGCCTGACCCAGGGTGTCTCTGACCTCAGTCTCGTCTGCTTCTGCAAGACCAACCACAGTCAGGCTGCCTTTGACCTGTCTAATTTGCCTTGTGAGCACCGCAGCAGAGCCAGCTCCCTGATGGATGTGGCATCGCAGAACACCTCAACGCcatgcaagaaagaaaagtgcCCGAAACCACTGGAGAGCCTGCTCTCCAAGAGCATCGAGCTCATCGGTGACGTCTCAACCCTTGGGAAGATGCCAGCACCCGGATGGGAGATCTCAGCAATAAAAGCCCCTCTGGATACCAGCCTGTCCCTTGATGTCAGCAGTGAGGAGTTAAGGCTACTGGGATGCTCCAAACTGGAcactccatccctggagaccTCTGTAGTAATTCCTCTGGCGTGGCCTGGTGGGTTCAGGAGGCACCCTACGCTGATCCACAGGACTGTTGCCCCTGAGAGCCAGCTGAACGACCTTCAGCCCATCCCCGAGTTTTTCCCCCCCGCTCTGTGA